A window from Musa acuminata AAA Group cultivar baxijiao chromosome BXJ3-10, Cavendish_Baxijiao_AAA, whole genome shotgun sequence encodes these proteins:
- the LOC103999844 gene encoding squamosa promoter-binding-like protein 12: MDWVPKTPFPWDWETLELFSGKESEISKAAQVPDLKIDGGAFICNRSVCSSGRGASSGLELGNRSSKSSISASVDSLSGAGKRKSQLNFDSAGRAPHNLDNNIIARVEDSGTSTVPVVADHPKEPLTGLKLGPTYFEDVASVNNIKNLSSSATMTSSAALAKKSRVSQQNLQSPYCQVEGCNIDLTTAKDYHRKHRVCESHSKSPKVIVAGKERRFCQQCSRFHDLSEFDQKKRSCRRRLSDHNARRRKPQPTAISFNSSRLSSSYYDDRHQMNLVFGRAPLGHVTTTVSFPRNNLGSFKLLQAKESWTKSNKAGCTDGQLQFSSICQPNNSSTLNHDLDRLLSFKGTAAEVLNQDLEASAFASNTNITPDLRRALSLLSNDSWLAGPSSMKFVNTQNASTTQPAVNMADSTAGILQDEQPLEHLMMLPVHLQIGEFQEFQLLKAPFQTSFFDSTRIH; encoded by the exons ATGGACTGGGTTCCGAAAACTCCGTTCCCCTGGGATTGGGAAACTCTGGAATTATTCAGTGGAAAAGAAAGTGAAATTTCTAAAGCTGCACAAGTACCTGACTTGAAGATTGATGGTGGTGCCTTTATTTGCAATAGATCTGTATGTTCGTCTGGTCGTGGTGCCTCCTCTGGTCTGGAATTGGGTAATCGTTCATCCAAAAGCTCCATATCAGCATCTGTTGATTCCCTTTCTGGGGCAGGAAAGAGAAAATCACAGCTCAACTTTGATTCCGCTGGAAGGGCCCCTCATAACCTGGACAATAATATTATTGCAAGGGTTGAGGATTCTGGAACTTCGACTGTACCAGTCGTTGCAGACCACCCTAAGGAACCACTTACAGGTTTAAAGCTTGGGCCAACTTACTTCGAAGATGttgcttcggtgaacaacatcaaAAACTTGTCTTCCTCAGCTACTATGACCTCATCGGCTGCCTTAGCCAAGAAATCTAGGGTGTCTCAACAGAACTTACAGAGTCCTTATTGCCAGGTTGAAGGTTGTAACATTGACCTTACAACAGCGAAAGACTATCATCGCAAACATAGAGTCTGTGAAAGCCATTCAAAGTCTCCCAAGGTGATTGTAGCTGGTAAAGAGCGCAGGTTTTGTCAACAGTGTAGCAG GTTCCATGATTTGTCCGAGTTTGATCAGAAAAAGCGGAGTTGCCGAAGACGTTTATCAGATCATAATGCACGTCGCAGAAAGCCACAGCCAACAGCAATCTCATTCAATTCTTCTAGGCTTTCTTCATCATATTATG ATGATAGACATCAGATGAACCTTGTTTTTGGTCGAGCTCCTCTGGGTCATGTGACAACCACTGTAAGTTTCCCACGGAATAACTTAGGCAGCTTCAAGCTTCTTCAAGCTAAAGAGTCTTGGACAAAGTCAAATAAAGCAGGATGCACTGATGGGCAGCTACAATTTTCCAGCATATGTCAACCAAACAATTCTTCTACTCTTAATCATGACTTGGACAGACTCTTGTCATTCAAGGGCACAGCAGCCGAGGTCCTCAATCAAG ATCTGGAAGCATCTGCATTTGCATCTAACACGAACATAACACCGGATCTTCGGcgtgctctctctcttctgtcaaaTGATTCTTGGTTAGCTGGACCAAGTTCTATGAAGTTTGTAAATACACAGAATGCGAGTACCACTCAGCCTGCAGTGAACATGGCTGATTCAACGGCAGGTATCTTGCAAGATGAGCAGCCACTGGAACATCTGATGATGCTGCCAGTTCACCTGCAAATCGGTGAGTTCCAGGAGTTTCAGCTGCTTAAAGCACCCTTCCAAACCTCTTTTTTTGACTCCACTCGGATTCACTGA